The DNA window GATCACCCCTGGAATCAGTATGTCGCCGGCGCCTCTTGGGAATATTTCAACGGAATGGGATTCCCGGATCTCATCGAGAATATCGAGAAAGTGGATGACCTGACCGTCCGCTTCACGCTCAAGAACCCGGAAGCGCCCTTCCTCGCCAACGTGGCCATGCCCTTCGCCTCGATCATGTCGAAGGAGTATGCGGACAAGCTTGAAGCCGATGGTCAGATGCAGATGCTGAACCAGCAGCCGCTCGGGACCGGCCCCTTCGAGTTTGTCGCCTATCAGCCCGATGCCGTCATCCGCTATCGCGCCCATGATGCCTACTGGAACGGCGAGCAGAAGATCGACGACCTCGTCTTCGCCATCACCCCGGATGCCTCGGTGCGTTACCAGAAGCTCAAGGCTGGCGAATGCCACCTGATGCCTTATCCGAACGCGGCCGATGTCGCCGAGATGAAGGCCGATCCGAACCTGAAGGTGATGGAACAGGAAGGCCTCAACGTCGCCTATCTTGCCTACAACACGACGCAGCCCCCCTTCGATAAAGTGGAGGTGCGCAAGGCGCTCAATATGGCGATCAACAAGCAGGCGATCATTGATGCGGTGTTCCAGGGCATGGCAACGCCCGCCAAGAACCCGATCCCGCCGACGATGTGGTCCTACAACGACGCCATCGAGGACGATCCCTACGATCCCGAGGCGGCGAAGAAGATGCTCGAGGAAGCGGGCGTTACCAACCTTTCCATGAAGGTGTGGGCGATGCCGGTGAGCCGGCCCTACATGCTCAACGCCCGCCGCGCTGCCGAACTTATCCAGTCCGACTTTGCAAAGGTCGGCGTCGATGTCGAGATCGTAACCTATGAGTGGGCCGAATATCTGGACAGGTCGAAGGAGAAGGATCGCGACGGGGCCGTGATGCTCGGCTGGACCGGTGACAACGGCGATCCGGACAACTTCCTCCACACGCTGCTCGGCTGTGACGCTGTCGGCGGCAACAACCGCGCCCAGTGGTGCAACGAGGAGTTCAACAACCTCGTCATGGAAGCCAAGCAGGCTTCCGACCGCGATGTGCGCACCCAGCTTTACGAAGAGGCGCAGGTGGTCTTCAAGCGCGAGGCTCCCTGGGCGACGCTCGACCACTCGCTGTCGATCGTGCCGATGCGCAAGGAAGTTCAGGGGTTCGTGCAGAGCCCGCTCGGCGATTTCGCCTTCGAAGGCGTTGACCTCGCCGAATAAGCTTCTAATACGAGATAAATCGGGAGGCGCGCCGGGAAACCGGCGCGCTTCTTTTCGGTTTTGAGTAACAAATAGCCCGTTTCGGGCTTTGGGGGCTTGGGGCGGCGTCGCCTTTGCGATCGCTGCTCACGGCCGTGGGTTCAGACTAGGAGATCGAAAGCGTTATGTTCCGGTTCCTGCTCCGGCGGCTTGCGGTTCTCATCCCGACCTTCATAGGCGTTTCCATCATCGCCTTCGCCTTCATCCGTGTTTTGCCGGGCGATCCGGTGATGCTGATGTCCGGTGAAAGGGTGATGTCGCCCGAGCGCCATGAGGCGCTGACACGGGAATTGGGGTTCGACCGTCCGCTCTGGATTCAATATGTCGACTATATCGGCGGGGTCGTCACCGGCGATTTCGGCAACTCCATCGTGACGAAAAGGCCGGTGCTGGACGATTTCCTCGCCCTCTTCCCGGCCACACTGGAGCTTTCGCTCTGCGCCATCGTCCTTGCGATCATACTCGGCGTGCCGTTGGGGGTGCTCGCGGCTGTCAGGCGCGGTTCGTGGCTGGATCAGTCGGTGATGGGCTTTGCGCTGGTGGGCTATTCCATGCCGATCTTCTGGTGGGGGCTTCTGCTCATCATCTTCTTCTCCGGCGTTCTGCAATGGACGCCGGTATCGGGGCGGATTTCTCTTCTTTACTTCTTCCCGCCGGTGACGGGCTTCATGCTGATCGACAGCCTTCTTTCAGGGCAGGACGGTGCCTTTCTGTCGGCTTTGTCGCATCTCATCCTGCCGACAGTCGTTCTCGCCACCATCCCCCTTGCCGTCATCGCGCGGCAGACGCGCTCAGCCATGCTCGAGGTGCTGGGCGAGGACTATGTGCGCACGGCGCGTGCAAAGGGGCTTCCGCCGCGCCGCATCGTCGGCCTGCACGCGCTGCGCAACGCGCTGATCCCCGTGGTCACCACGATCGGTCTGCAGGTGGGAGTCCTGATGGCGGGCGCTATTCTTACAGAGACCATTTTCTCCTGGCCGGGCATCGGCAAATGGATGGTGGACAGCGTTTTCCGGCGCGACTACGCGGTGGTGCAAGGCGGGCTGCTTCTGATCGCCGGCATCATCATGGTCGTGAACCTGATCGTGGATGTGCTCTACGGTCTCATCAATCCGAGGATCAGGCACTGACATGGCTACGAATGTGAAAGACGCCGATGCGGCAATCGGCCTGGAAGGCGGTCCGAGCGTGGCCGCGACCCGCCGCGCGATGCTGGCCGAGTTCTGGTATTATTTCCGTCAGAACCGCGGCGCCCTGCTGGGGCTCTGGGTTTTCCTTTTCATTGCGGTCGTCGCCGTTCTGGCGCCGGTCATAGCCCCTCATGATCCGACCGCGCAGGTGCGCGGCGCCTTCCTTGTGCCCCCGGTCTGGGAGGAAGGCGGCAGCTGGAAGTACGTATTGGGTACCGATGCCGTGGGCCGCGACATCCTCTCGCGTCTCATATACGGCGCGCGCTTCTCGCTCTTCATCGGCGTCGTCGTGGTGACGATCGCCGTTACGGTGGGCGTCATCGTCGGCTTGATCGCCGGCTATTTCCGCGGCGCGGTGGACACCGTCATCATGCGGCTCATGGACATCATCCTCGCCTTCCCGTCACTGCTTCTGGCGCTGGTGCTGGTGGCGGTGCTGGGACCTGGCCTGATGAACGCCATGATCGCGATCGCACTGGTGCTTCAGCCACACTTTGTCCGGCTCACACGCGCCGCCGTAATGGCCGAAAAAAGCAGGGATTACGTGACGGCCGCCCGGGTCGCGGGGGCAGGCAACATACGGTTGATGTTCAAGACCATCCTGCCCAATTGCACGGCACCGCTGATCGTTCAGGCCACGCTGTCCTTCTCCAACGCCATCCTGGATGCGGCCGCTCTCGGCTTCCTCGGCATGGGCGCGCAGCCGCCCACGCCCGAATGGGGCACGATGCTGGCGGAGGCGCGCGAGTTTATCCTGCGTGCCTGGTGGGTGGTCACCTTCCCGGGCCTTGCCATCCTCGTCACCGTGCTCGCCATCAATCTCATGGGCGATGGTCTGCGTGACGCGCTCGATCCAAAACTGAAGAGGTCGTGAGCATGGCTCTGCTCGAGATCGAAAACCTCACCGTCGAATTCGAAACCGCCGGCGGCACGCTGCGCGCCGTGGACGGCATTTCGCTCTCCGTGGAAGAGGGTGAAGTTCTGGCCATCGTGGGCGAGTCGGGTTCCGGCAAGTCTGTTTCCATGCTGGCCGTCATGGGGCTCCTGCCCTGGACGGCCACGGTCACGGCCGACCGCATAACCTTCCAGGGGCGCGATATCCTCAATCTCGCGCCGGCGGACCGCCGGCGCATCGTCGGCAAGGACATCGCCATGATTTTCCAGGAGCCGATCGCCAGCCTCAATCCCTGTTTCACGATCGGCTTCCAGATCGAGGAGATGCTGAAGACGCACACGGATCTCGGCCGCTCGGCGCGGCGCCAGCGCACGATCGAGCTCCTGAGGTCCGTAGGCATCCCGGATTCCGAAGACCGGCTGAAATCGTTCCCGCATCAAATGTCCGGCGGCCAGTGCCAGCGTGTCATGATCGCCATGGCGCTTGCCTGCGATCCAAAGCTGCTGATCGCCGACGAGCCGACGACCGCACTCGACGTGACGATCCAGAAGCAGATTCTCGATCTCCTCATGGACCTGCAGGCCAGGACAGGCATGGGAATGATCCTCATCACCCACGACATGGGCGTGGTGGCGGAGACTGCCGACCGGGTCGTCGTGCAATACAAGGGCCGCAAGATGGAGGAAGCCGATGTGCTTTCCCTCTTCGTCGAGCCGAAGCACCGCTACACCAAGGCGCTGCTTTCCGCCTTGCCGGAGAATGCGGTCGGCGACCGCCTGCCGACGGTGGCCGATTTCGCATTGGAAGACACGCCTTATACGGGAGCTGCCTCATGAGCGAGATCGTGCTCGAGACGCGCGATATCGTGCGCGACTACGAAATCGGCGGCGGGCTGTTCCGTCAGGGTCGCGTGGTCCACGCGGTGAAAGGCGTGAGCCTGAAGCTCAAAAAGGGCAAGACGCTCGCCATCGTCGGTGAAAGCGGCTGCGGGAA is part of the Chelativorans sp. AA-79 genome and encodes:
- a CDS encoding ABC transporter substrate-binding protein, producing MKTKMMFAAALLAATTLSGAAGAKTFVYCSEGSPEGFDPGLYTAGTTFDAAAHTVYNRLLEFKPGTTETVPGLAESWEISDDGLQYTFKLRPGVKFQTTDFFTPSRDLNADDVIFSYDRQWKSDHPWNQYVAGASWEYFNGMGFPDLIENIEKVDDLTVRFTLKNPEAPFLANVAMPFASIMSKEYADKLEADGQMQMLNQQPLGTGPFEFVAYQPDAVIRYRAHDAYWNGEQKIDDLVFAITPDASVRYQKLKAGECHLMPYPNAADVAEMKADPNLKVMEQEGLNVAYLAYNTTQPPFDKVEVRKALNMAINKQAIIDAVFQGMATPAKNPIPPTMWSYNDAIEDDPYDPEAAKKMLEEAGVTNLSMKVWAMPVSRPYMLNARRAAELIQSDFAKVGVDVEIVTYEWAEYLDRSKEKDRDGAVMLGWTGDNGDPDNFLHTLLGCDAVGGNNRAQWCNEEFNNLVMEAKQASDRDVRTQLYEEAQVVFKREAPWATLDHSLSIVPMRKEVQGFVQSPLGDFAFEGVDLAE
- a CDS encoding ABC transporter permease subunit, encoding MFRFLLRRLAVLIPTFIGVSIIAFAFIRVLPGDPVMLMSGERVMSPERHEALTRELGFDRPLWIQYVDYIGGVVTGDFGNSIVTKRPVLDDFLALFPATLELSLCAIVLAIILGVPLGVLAAVRRGSWLDQSVMGFALVGYSMPIFWWGLLLIIFFSGVLQWTPVSGRISLLYFFPPVTGFMLIDSLLSGQDGAFLSALSHLILPTVVLATIPLAVIARQTRSAMLEVLGEDYVRTARAKGLPPRRIVGLHALRNALIPVVTTIGLQVGVLMAGAILTETIFSWPGIGKWMVDSVFRRDYAVVQGGLLLIAGIIMVVNLIVDVLYGLINPRIRH
- a CDS encoding ABC transporter permease subunit; the protein is MLAEFWYYFRQNRGALLGLWVFLFIAVVAVLAPVIAPHDPTAQVRGAFLVPPVWEEGGSWKYVLGTDAVGRDILSRLIYGARFSLFIGVVVVTIAVTVGVIVGLIAGYFRGAVDTVIMRLMDIILAFPSLLLALVLVAVLGPGLMNAMIAIALVLQPHFVRLTRAAVMAEKSRDYVTAARVAGAGNIRLMFKTILPNCTAPLIVQATLSFSNAILDAAALGFLGMGAQPPTPEWGTMLAEAREFILRAWWVVTFPGLAILVTVLAINLMGDGLRDALDPKLKRS
- a CDS encoding ABC transporter ATP-binding protein translates to MALLEIENLTVEFETAGGTLRAVDGISLSVEEGEVLAIVGESGSGKSVSMLAVMGLLPWTATVTADRITFQGRDILNLAPADRRRIVGKDIAMIFQEPIASLNPCFTIGFQIEEMLKTHTDLGRSARRQRTIELLRSVGIPDSEDRLKSFPHQMSGGQCQRVMIAMALACDPKLLIADEPTTALDVTIQKQILDLLMDLQARTGMGMILITHDMGVVAETADRVVVQYKGRKMEEADVLSLFVEPKHRYTKALLSALPENAVGDRLPTVADFALEDTPYTGAAS